The Neofelis nebulosa isolate mNeoNeb1 chromosome X, mNeoNeb1.pri, whole genome shotgun sequence genome has a segment encoding these proteins:
- the LOC131502535 gene encoding testis-expressed protein 13D-like: protein MAVDFGDHASGFRHTEVIRFINDEVLMNGGGPDFYAALRSRPWDEVEERLRTVLADPQLPRATKRACAWSALALSVRVGARQREQQGRQARRLQSQVEERETATWALASELQRLRGERESAVAQLRSTQAALRQTLVECDALRGRLLQVERASRVVPLARERVPGPPAEQLGAIAWPRNADVVARGLRSRLYFEARVPAPVAVLYVPGPPSPWAQAVQPALPVPVRYLLPFRAPFPVGFPVSPPLPPVVVMVAEAAVVPHQMPPLGIGPPGPRAAVGYQEGMVPRWDQRSCSQAEGPAILQSAVPLRGFRSLSQEGPQRPQGMVPVRDSWSQSQSQEEDPESTHEVVPLGDSWSHSQQEDPERAQGTVPIGESRSHNQEEGPERAQGVVPAGDSQSQSQEEGPGWAKGMAILGDGWRQSQEDRAKRAWGMVPVGESWSHSQQDQEVLQGVVPLGESWTQSQREGPENPQGMVTLWGSWSQSREEGPGWAQGMVPVGGSWSHSQEEDREMPQGVVLLRDSWSLSQEDDLGRPQGMVSFGDSWSQSRKEGSERPRGVVLLKDNQGQSQEEGPENPQEMVPFGDSWSLSQEEGPAKAQGMVPFGGSWGLSQEEGSGRSQEMVTFGASKMNSREEDPERPREMVPLGASGRHNQEEDPKRPQVMVPLGASRDHSQEEGPKRPQGMAPLVASRSSSHEEDPDRPQEMLSLGAGGNYSQAEGPRRPQGTGDRRRHSQEESPKRYPPGFRRSHSLEEGLQRPQAPPQGDSRSCGARESPMKQQPQGQKAKQPKGKKALGLLHQEKSASGCGPESWECPRCKAMNFSWRKACYKCKEVCVDVESRGLDPGPTH from the coding sequence ATGGCGGTCGACTTTGGGGACCACGCCAGCGGGTTCCGCCACACCGAGGTGATCAGGTTCATCAACGACGAAGTCCTCATGAACGGCGGTGGGCCGGATTTCTACGCGGCCTTGCGCTCGCGGCCCTGGGACGAGGTAGAGGAGCGGCTTCGGACGGTCCTGGCCGACCCGCAGCTGCCGCGCGCCACGAAGAGGGCCTGTGCGTGGAGCGCGCTCGCCCTGAGCGTGCGCGTGGGAGCCAGGCAGCGGGAGCAGCAGGGGCGCCAGGCCCGGCGGCTGCAGAGCCAAGTAGAGGAGCGCGAGACGGCTACCTGGGCCCTGGCCTCCGAGCTGCAGCGGCTGCGCGGGGAGCGCGAGTCGGCGGTCGCACAGCTGCGCTCCACACAGGCTGCGCTGCGGCAGACTCTGGTCGAGTGTGACGCGCTTCGTGGGCGGCTGCTCCAGGTGGAGAGGGCCTCCCGGGTCGTGCCGCTGGCCCGCGAGAGAGTGCCTGGGCCTCCGGCCGAGCAACTTGGGGCCATAGCATGGCCCCGGAATGCAGATGTGGTGGCCAGGGGGCTGCGCAGCAGGCTGTATTTTGAGGCCCGGGTGCCGGCCCCGGTGGCTGTTCTTTACGTGCCGGGCCCCCCGAGTCCCTGGGCTCAGGCCGTACAGCCCGCTCTGCCAGTGCCCGTGCGGTACTTGCTTCCGTTCCGTGCCCCGTTCCCCGTGGGATTCCCCGTCTCGCCACCTCTGCCGCCAGTAGTAGTCATGGTTGCAGAAGCTGCAGTCGTTCCACATCAGATGCCTCCTCTGGGGATCGGGCCACCTGGTCCACGTGCTGCAGTGGGCTACCAAGAGGGGATGGTCCCACGGTGGGACCAGAGGAGCTGCAGCCAGGCGGAAGGTCCTGCGATCCTCCAGAGTGCAGTCCCCCTGAGGGGCTTCAGAAGCCTTAGCCAAGAAGGTCCGCAGCGGCCTCAGGGGATGGTTCCTGTCAGAGATAGctggagccagagccagagccaggaaGAAGATCCAGAGAGCACTCACGAAGTGGTCCCCCTTGGGGATAGCTGGAGCCACAGCCAGCAAGAAGATCCAGAGAGAGCCCAGGGGACGGTTCCTATCGGGGAGAGCAGGAGCCACAACCAGGAGGAAGGTCCAGAGAGGGCCCAGGGGGTGGTTCCTGCTGGGgacagccagagccagagccaggaaGAAGGTCCGGGGTGGGCCAAAGGAATGGCCATCCTTGGGGATGGCTGGCGCCAGAGCCAGGAAGACCGTGCAAAGAGGGCCTGGGGGATGGTTCCCGTCGGGGAGAGCTGGAGCCACAGCCAGCAAGATCAAGAGGTGCTCCAGGGGGTGGTCCCCCTTGGGGAGAGCTGGACCCAGAGTCAGCGAGAAGGTCCAGAGAACCCCCAAGGAATGGTCACCCTTTGGGGTAGCTGGAGCCAGAGCCGGGAAGAAGGTCCAGGGTGGGCCCAAGGAATGGTTCCTGTTGGGGGTAGCTGGAGCCACAGCCAAGAAGAAGATCGAGAGATGCCCCAGGGGGTGGTACTTCTTAGGGATAGTTGGAGCCTCAGCCAGGAGGATGATCTAGGGAGGCCTCAGGGGATGGTCTCCTTTGGGGATAGCTGGAGCCAGAGCCGGAAAGAGGGTTCGGAGAGGCCTCGGGGGGTGGTACTCCTTAAAGATAACCAGGGCCAGAGCCAGGAAGAAGGTCCAGAGAATCCTCAGGAGATGGTTCCCTTTGGGGACAGTTGGAGTCTCAGCCAGGAAGAAGGGCCAGCAAAGGCCCAGGGGATGGTCCCCTTTGGGGGTAGCTGGGGCCTCAGCCAGGAAGAAGGTTCGGGGCGATCCCAGGAGATGGTTACCTTTGGCGCCAGCAAGATGAATAGCCGGGAAGAAGATCCAGAGAGGCCCCGGGAGATGGTACCTCTGGGGGCCAGTGGGAGACACAACCAGGAAGAAGATCCAAAGAGGCCTCAGGTGATGGTGCCCCTGGGGGCCAGTAGGGACCACAGCCAGGAAGAAGGTCCAAAAAGACCCCAAGGGATGGCCCCCCTTGTTGCCAGCAGAAGCAGTAGCCACGAAGAAGATCCAGACAGGCCTCAGGAGATGCTCTCCTTGGGGGCCGGCGGGAACTACAGCCAAGCAGAAGGTCCAAGAAGACCCCAGGGGACGGGGGACAGAAGACGCCATAGCCAGGAAGAAAGTCCAAAGAGGTACCCCCCGGGGTTTAGGAGGAGCCACAGCCTGGAAGAAGGTCTACAgaggccccaggcgcccccccagggGGACAGCCGGAGCTGTGGTGCGAGGGAAAGCCCAATGAAACAGCAGCCTCAGGGGCAGAAGGCCAAGcaaccaaaagggaaaaaagctcTGGGTCTCCTGCACCAGGAGAAGTCTGCCTCAGGCTGCGGCCCAGAGAGTTGGGAGTGCCCACGGTGTAAAGCCATGAATTTTTCATGGCGCAAGGCCTGCTATAAATGCAAGGAAGTCTGTGTGGACGTTGAGAGTAGAGGCCTGGACCCAGGACCAACTCACTGA